Proteins from one Primulina huaijiensis isolate GDHJ02 chromosome 18, ASM1229523v2, whole genome shotgun sequence genomic window:
- the LOC140964625 gene encoding uncharacterized protein, whose product MAESLEVLSPFTEDNLIRVTLSFLFSDPLFLTFFTFYAVVLLYFPSLFLSFALSPVLISTAVLLLSLLRFGATAQNPVPLETEGTHDGPDCLQFDSIETGSQDFDDLGRTRIPCVSVASGKHGFVSSTYFSDSFVEWDVRAPLEVIYEEHEGQEAEEDEGGVSLEKRESQMNVIQRYASLSLFYPESDSDNSSEGDSTAISGCDSPQILCFQWEDVDDRDGLIEISLDEKRMSEFDEENLIEIDLSTVHFR is encoded by the coding sequence ATGGCGGAAAGTTTAGAAGTTCTTAGTCCCTTCACAGAggacaatttgattagggtgaCGCTTTCTTTTCTGTTCTCGGATCCTCTCTTCTTAACTTTCTTCACTTTTTATGCTGTCGTCCTCCTTTACTTCCCTTCCCTTTTCCTCAGCTTCGCACTTTCTCCGGTGCTTATTTCCACCGCGGTTCTCTTGCTTTCACTCCTCAGATTCGGCGCCACCGCCCAAAATCCTGTTCCATTGGAAACAGAAGGCACCCACGATGGACCCGATTGCTTGCAATTCGATTCCATTGAGACAGGATCGCAGGATTTTGATGATCTTGGTCGTACGAGGATACCATGCGTATCGGTCGCGAGCGGGAAGCATGGATTTGTTTCGAGCACTTATTTTTCCGATTCTTTCGTTGAGTGGGACGTGAGGGCGCCGCTGGAGGTTATATACGAAGAACACGAAGGACAGGAAGCGGAGGAAGACGAAGGCGGCGTCTCTCTGGAGAAGAGAGAATCCCAGATGAATGTCATACAGAGATACGCGTCTCTGTCATTGTTCTATCCGGAGTCCGACTCCGACAATTCGTCGGAAGGTGATTCGACGGCCATCTCAGGCTGCGACTCGCCGCAGATTTTGTGCTTCCAGTGGGAAGATGTGGACGATAGAGATGGTTTGATCGAGATCTCACTCGACGAGAAGAGGATGAGCGAGTTTGATGAAGAAAACTTGATCGAGATTGATCTCTCCACGGTGCATTTCCGATGA